One window of Aspergillus oryzae RIB40 DNA, chromosome 3 genomic DNA carries:
- a CDS encoding NEDD8-activating enzyme E1 regulatory subunit (NEDD8-activating complex, APP-BP1/UBA5 component), protein MTDAFPSALTGPSSKERKYDRQLRLWAASGQKALEESRVLLVNSDGPWSNQSTGVSGVVGVETLKNLVLPGIGGFTIVDPATVTEADLGVNFFLEEQSLGKPRAAETCRLLKELNPDVEGSFQSKVWDSGSITELLRQDPGFLAQHRLVLVSGPMKRPSLDALCKAASELNIPVLYTRSVGFYSSFSLQLPPLFPIVETHPDPETTQDLRLLNPWPELAEAASRIDDLETLDDHQHGHVPYLLLLLHYLEKWKEAHNGNVPSNYKEKSEFREMVRSSARTCNPEGGEENYDEAVAAVLKSLNPFSLRSSTREIFEMEECKNPRADSADFWIIASAVREFFQQHNVLPLPGSLPDMKAQSADYVSLQNIYKSKAKKDVEEVTNIVRRIESQIGSRSGDIPEKDIEIFCKNAAHIKVIRGRSIPEIDGEAQTLKAIRNSISIPDSLIPVFIAFQALDNVVTDLQERRIPSGSIDDEVAWGAQIDRVLSALTADDQSTIDEDARERISEAIQELRRTEGGELHNISSLTGGLVAQEALKVITRQYVPLDNTCIFDGVRSRSEMYTL, encoded by the exons ATGACTGATGCTTTTCCAAGCGCCCTGACTGGGCCATCTtccaaagaaaggaaatatgATCGGCAACTGCGGTTATGGGCTGCAAGTGGCCAGAAGGCTCTAGAAGAGTCTCGTGTACTTTTGGTCAACTCTGATGGCCCATGGAGCAACCAGAGCACTGGCGTATCAGGCGTAGTGGGTGTCGAAACACTGAAGAACCTTGTCCTTCCTGGAATTGGAGGGTTTACTATCGTGGATCCTGCTACTGTCACCGAGGCAGATCTTGGAGtcaatttcttcctcgaagaaCAGAGCCTGGGGAAGCCGAGGGCCGCAGAGACCTGCCGATTGTTAAAAGAATTGAACCCCGACGTAGAAGGAAGCTTCCAATCAAAGGTATGGGATAGTGGG TCCATTACGGAGCTTCTAAGACAGGATCCAGGGTTCCTTGCACAGCATAGGCTGGTGTTAGTTTCTGGTCCTATGAAGCGACCCTCTTTAGATGCCCTTTGCAAGGCTGCCAGTGAACTAAACATTCCAGTCTTGTATACACGCTCTGTTGGATTCTACTCTAGTTTCTCGCTTCAACTGCCGCCCTTGTTTCCTATAGTAGAGACCCATCCAGATCCGGAGACAACACAGGATCTCCGTCTGCTCAACCCTTGGCCGGAGTTGGCAGAAGCTGCTTCTCGAATTGATGATTTGGAGACCTTGGATGACCACCAACACGGTCATGTTCCATACCTATTACTACTTCTCCACTACCTTGAGAAATGGAAGGAGGCACATAACGGCAACGTTCCATCGAATTACAAGGAGAAGTCTGAGTTTAGGGAGATGGTGCGCTCTAGCGCAAGGACGTGTAATCCCGAAGGCGGCGAAGAGAACTACGATGAGGCTGTTGCGGCCGTATTGAAATCGCTGAACCCCTTTAGCTTACGCAGTTCGACTCGCGAGAtctttgagatggaagagtGCAAAAACCCCCGAGCAGACTCGGCCGATTTTTGGATTATCGCATCTGCAGTTCGAGAGTTCTTCCAGCAGCATAATGTGCTACCTCTGCCCGGCTCACTGCCCGATATGAAAGCTCAGTCGGCAGACTATGTCTCTCTTCAGAACATCTACAAGTCAAAGGCGAAAAAAGATGTAGAGGAAGTCACAAATATAGTCAGAAGAATCGAGTCGCAAATAGGATCTCGGTCGGGTGATATCCCAGAGAAAGATATCGAAATATTCTGCAAAAACGCCGCTCACATCAAGGTTATTCGTGGACGCAGTATCCCTGAAATTGATGGAGAAGCACAGACTCTTAAGGCCATCCGCAACAGTATAAGCATCCCTGACTCTCTTATTCCTGTATTCATTGCCTTCCAGGCCTTGGACAATGTTGTGACCGACCTCCAAGAACGAAGAATTCCAAGTGGATCGATTGACGACGAGGTGGCATGGGGCGCTCAGATTGATCGTGTGCTCTCTGCGCTCACGGCCGACGACCAATCTACAATTGACGAGGACGCTCGAGAGCGCATTTCGGAAGCCATCCAAGAACTACGCCGGACAGAAGGCGGGGAACTGCATAATATTTCATCACTCACTGGTGGCTTGGTCGCCCAGGAGGCACTCAAGGTTATCACAAGGCAGTATGTACCGTTGGATAACACGTGCATCTTCGATGGAGTGCGAAGCCGTAGCGAGATGTATACGCTGTGA
- a CDS encoding uncharacterized protein (permease of the major facilitator superfamily): MATTKNSVVIEQRPSNDESSRATRSRVWDNPILSKLCKSRERLVVLKIDFLLLTWAFVSGLTKDMDQSATTQAYVSGMKESLSLYGNELVEFTTFFSIGYAIAIVPSQLTQTKIRPSHICRKECKDCICTEILFGGFRVHTPEELGTRLAIFGVSGTAGNMFLGILQAALYKNLDGAGGLQGWQWLFIVTGCITMAWGMLGLFIIPDSPSITRALWLTKTERKIAVDRMASYGIKTNELVNRQVVLKKIRALLKSPLSWLYIAAYLQYAWSQRCNSYFLLYLKHLHCQPHPLGRIRNLNRHQCRSQLSE; encoded by the exons ATGGCGACGACCAAAAACAGTGTGGTTATTGAACAACGCCCTTCGAATGATGAGAGCTCACGAGCTACAAGAAGTCGAGTATGGGACAACCCAATTTTATCGAAACTCTGCAAGAGCAGAGAGCGCTTGGTGGTCCTTAAAATTGattttttgttgttgacatGGGCATTTGTTTCTGGCTTGACCAAG GACATGGACCAGTCTGCAACTACCCAAGCATACGTTTCAGGAATGAAGGAATCCCTCAGCCTTTATGGCAACGAACTTGTGGAATTCACgacattcttttctatcGGATACGCTATAGCAATCGTGCCGTCGCAACTGACGCAAACCAAGATCAGGCCATCT CACATTTGCCGCAAAGAATGCAAGGACTGTATATGCACTGAGATtctttttggggggtttcGAGTCC ATACTCCGGAAGAACTGGGAACACGTCTGGCAATCTTCGGTGTCAGTGGCACGGCAGGTAATATGTTCCTCGGTATTCTACAAGCAGCCTTATACAAGAACCTGGATGGCGCAGGCGGACTACAAGGATGGCAATGGCTGTTCATAGTCACAGGTTGTATAACGATGGCATGGGGCATGCTTGGCCTATTCATTATCCCCGATTCTCCAAGCATCACCCGGGCGCTGTGGTTAACAAAAACCGAACGCAAAATTGCTGTGGACCGCATGGCGAGCTATGGGATTAAGACGAACGAACTTGTCAATCGGCAAGTTgtcctgaagaagatccgtgCTCTTTTGAAAAGCCCATTGAGCTGGCTCTATATCGCTGCCTATCTTCAATATGCATGGAGTCAGAGGTGCAACTCATATTTTCTGTTGTATCTCAAG CACCTACACtgtcaacctcatccccttGGGCGGATACGCAATCTCAATCGTCACCAATGTCGGTCTCAATTATCTGAGTGA
- a CDS encoding ribose-5-phosphate isomerase RKI1 (ribose 5-phosphate isomerase) — MADLIESAKRAAGQAAVKNHYPKDAKYVGIGSGSTIVYVVEAIKESGVDTSQTKYVPTGYLSKQLIVSNGLTAVDFDSLPEGTVLDIAFDGADEVDDDLNLIKGGGACLFQEKIVALQAKEFVCVADSRKLQSRLLSNWKYIPIEVAPIAASRVLGELRELGSISPALRLNTTAPEGAPKPTPLKTDQAFNIIDAPFKSLLTKADIAAGQDGTGKDGVWEVEALSRAIKQIPGVLDVGIFSGETGPQAQARGGTGGQKPIAAYFGMPDGSVSVRKASA; from the exons ATGGCCGATCTTATCGAATCCGCAAAGCGCGCAGCCGGTCAGGCTGCTGTAAAGAACCACTACCCTAAGGATGCCAAGTATGTGGGCATTGGCAGTGGTTCCACCATTGTCTACGTTGTTGAGGCCATCAAGGAGTCCGGTGTCGACACCTCCCAAACAAAATACGTACCCACAGGCTATCTTTCCAAGCAGCTCATCGTCTCCAACGGCCTGACAGCCGTTGACTTCGACTCTCTCCCCGAAGGAACCGTGCTGGACATTGCCTTCGATGGAGCggatgaggtcgatgatgacCTCAACCTGATCAAGGGCGGTGGTGCCTGTTTGttccaggagaagattgTCGCCCTCCAGGCTAAAGAATTCGTTTGCGTTGCTG ACTCCCGCAAACTTCAATCTCGTCTCCTTTCGAACTGGAAGTACATTCCCATCGAAGTGGCCCCCATTGCTGCTAGCCGTGTCCTTGGAGAGCTTAGGGAACTCGGTAGCATCTCGCCTGCTCTTCGCTTGAACACTACTGCTCCGGAAGGCGCACCCAAGCCAACCCCTTTGAAGACCGACCAGGCCTTTAACATCATTGATGCTCCCTTCAAGTCTCTTCTTACCAAGGCAGACATTGCAGCCGGACAAGATGGCACTGGAAAGGATGGAGTTTGGGAAGTCGAAGCCCTTTCTCgggccatcaagcagattcCCGGTGTCCTGGATGTTGGTATCTTCTCCGGTGAAACTGGTCCCCAGGCGCAGGCTCGTGGAGGTACTGGTGGTCAGAAGCCTATCGCCGCATACTTCGGTATGCCTGACGGCTCCGTGTCCGTTAGAAAGGCTTCTGCTTAA